Genomic segment of Kibdelosporangium phytohabitans:
CGCCGCCGGAGGACCTCATCAGCCTGGTCCGTGTCGCCGCGGACGGCCACACAGTGATGTCCAAGCAAGCCACGCGTCGTGTCATGACCGCTTCGGCGGGCGAGCACCAGCGCGGGGAGGCGGCCAGGGCGCGTGTCGGTGAACTCACCGGACGCGAGGTCGACCTGCTGCGGTGCCTTGGCGAAGGCATGTCGAACGCCGCCGTCGCCGCGAAACTCCACCTGTCCGAGGCGACCGTGAAGAGCTACGTGTCGCGGATGCTCGCCAAGCTCCGCTGCGACAACCGCACCCAGGCGGGTCTGCTGGCGCACGAAGCGGGACTGATGGGCTGAGCCTTGCCTGACCTCACCACCGCCCGACCCACCCGCAGGCAGCTGATCACGCAGGTCAGCGTCGCTTTCGCGTTCGCCATGATCGATCTCGCGATCTGCCTCAACAGCGGGCCGACGACCGGCTGGGCGGGCCCGCGCGCCGACCTGGTGCTGCTGCTGGTGGTCGACGCGTCGCTCGTGCTGGCCGGCCGGTTCACGCGCACGGTCGCCGGGCTGACCATTCTGGCCGGGTTGCTGACGTTGTACTCGGACGCGTTCGCCCCCGGGCTGTTCGCCCCGGTCGAACCGGCCAGCCCGTTGACGCTGCCGCGGATCGCCCCGATCGTGGTGATCTTCCTGGTCCAGCGTGAACCGCAGCGGGTCGCGTTCCCGCTGATCGGGTTGCTCGCGCTGATCGGCAGCAGGCCGTGGACGCCGAGCTGGACGGTCACGCCGGTCGGGTTGCTGAGCACGATCGGCCCCGCTGTGGTGGTGCTGTACCTCAACGCGCGCAAGGAATTGCTGCAGTCGCTTCGTGACCGTGCCGAGCGGGCTGAACGTGAGAAGCACCTGCTGGCCGAGCAGGCGCGGTCGGAGGAACGCCGCAGGCTCGCCGCCGAGATGCACGACGTGCTCACCCACGGGCTGAGCCTGATGGTGCTGCAGGCGGACGCGCTGGGCGTGACATCGACCGACCCGGCAGTGCGCAAGGCCGCCAAGGACATCCGCTCGGCGGGCAGCGGCGCGCTCGACGAACTGCGTGACCTGGTCGGCGTGCTCAACAGTGATCCGGTCGACGCCGACGAGCGGCCGTTGGCTGCCGTCAAGGCCGATC
This window contains:
- a CDS encoding response regulator — protein: MIRLVLVDDEPMVLAHLRTVLTSADDIEVVGTAQDGAEAIEAATRFRPDVMLMDLRMPEVDGLTAIERIAKMPVPPALVALTTFDTDSHVMKALRAGASGFLLKTTPPEDLISLVRVAADGHTVMSKQATRRVMTASAGEHQRGEAARARVGELTGREVDLLRCLGEGMSNAAVAAKLHLSEATVKSYVSRMLAKLRCDNRTQAGLLAHEAGLMG
- a CDS encoding sensor histidine kinase, with amino-acid sequence MPDLTTARPTRRQLITQVSVAFAFAMIDLAICLNSGPTTGWAGPRADLVLLLVVDASLVLAGRFTRTVAGLTILAGLLTLYSDAFAPGLFAPVEPASPLTLPRIAPIVVIFLVQREPQRVAFPLIGLLALIGSRPWTPSWTVTPVGLLSTIGPAVVVLYLNARKELLQSLRDRAERAEREKHLLAEQARSEERRRLAAEMHDVLTHGLSLMVLQADALGVTSTDPAVRKAAKDIRSAGSGALDELRDLVGVLNSDPVDADERPLAAVKADQAPDPADPARESTAAGLPVELEVTGERSVMSPAIARTAHRIVQEALTNTRKHAPGAEVRVRLDYRPDRVSVRVRNSAAARPPDEVLAGSGSGFGLSGIGHRVDVIGGTLTAGPTGDGGFEVAARLPTYVPTNDNRRKPG